In Parasteatoda tepidariorum isolate YZ-2023 chromosome 8, CAS_Ptep_4.0, whole genome shotgun sequence, the DNA window tgcaagaaattttaaaaattacttatagtGCACATTAGATGATAAACAATCGAGTAATATTAAGTAAGTAgtagatatatttttgaaaattaatttcattttccttattttattttcattagataGCATAAATAACCGTTAATTCTGTAAACAATAATAGccgaaaaaaattactaagatggatttcaatatttgatttttttaaaattcgatttctcagaaactattaaaccgattttgctcaaactttgtattttgtcatataaaatcatattcttaaaaatgatgtacAAAACTGCATATCTCactattcaaaaatgtatcaactattgttaaatgaaataatacaaaataataaatactcactaaaaaataatttttttgcatggaattatatttgggtgaacatttttttcaaattcgctTACAAATTTTTCTAGATATGGTgtaatacgcaaaaagtaaaaattacaaactttggATCATTCTCCTGATCAAATGATTGGGACCTTATTGCGAAGATTGCGGTTACCCCCCTTTAtgttggggatcagaaatccaaaaccgtagaaaaagtatgtttattcagagaaagtacggtTGTGTGACTAATTTCGTCATCatctgaattaattaattagcatatttgaagtcatcccCTAAACCgctaagattgagtcctagaacaagaagatccgatcattaaagcaaaagttatttagggtggacttcttatttatttttgctcactgtactcTTAGATGTTTGTAATATGCACAATATCTTAACGTTGCtgctaaaaatgaattttgttgttaaaatttacaaaaaaagttaatgtcTGTTTTTACTGTTAGTTCCGATgataaaaaattccagaaattagtcaattatttttaaaggtttgaTCAGTTTTTATAGCGTCAAACGCCCGCAgaatctttttacattttaattttcaacattcTTTGATGCAAATGggagattattattattagtctTTTTCTTACTGTATGAACGTTTTTTTTACAAGACCCATACAGTTTCAAAACTGTCATATGCACCTAACATAGAATtccacaatatttaaataattaatgtttgcaTGTTCTGAATTCTACAATGTGAAATACAAGTTTAAAGAAAGTAtgtaattggaaatttttttaaaatttgatttaatttatttacacttttacattagttaaatacaatatttttataagataaaaacattttgtcaaaaattatttcttgatatCAAAAAGTAGttataatcgaattttttttttaaataactgttttaaatttttagccaTTTTGTTTTGGATGTAGACTACTGTGCGGTGTTGTTTAAGATGTATTGAAATAGGCAGAAaacttacttttcatttttttgtcgttgaatttttttccttgtcgATACTAATGTAAGATTTAtagtaattctttttaatttactttgtttttcttctcaaattaaataaattaacacatattttaattatcacacaatttaaaattgagttgcatcaaatttctttaagatagtgttctttatgaaagaaataaagaagAGGGCTGTTTATAACATTGCATCCCTCGATAATTGGTAATGCTAATTAACGTTACTGTTTCCGAAGAAAGTTACTCAGAATGTTTGCTTCCAGTCAGAATAATTCCTTGATTAGATCTCTAGTGATTCCAATTAGTCAACGTTTGTAGCTAATTTGggaaaattatttgctaaagGCATTGTTTTTGAGATTATCTCTTGTAATTATCTGGAAGAAGATGCTTATTCATTGATGTTTCTGGGAAAGGAAATTTGCCCTAGTGATcagctaataatattttattttacaaggaAACTCCTCACCTTGTCCGATCCGCTCACATAACACTACGATTACTTCACATTTATCATTGTTGTCCCCTCAAAAATGAAGaatgttttgttaataaaaatatatatttattatagctttaacattttatttacaacaaaataaaagatcaCCTGGATTCCAAAATAGCCaactacgtttttttttaagaacacagAATACGACAATGGGGAAAAATGATTGagaaataatttcacttttgcAAAACAGTGAAAATgggaaattacttttattttttatgaattcagttttttatatttttgaaaatttaagattatctTTGGATGATCAAGATTTATCTCCGGATAAGAAATGTTAAGATTTGTCTCGAGCAACACGTTATATACAGGCAAATAGGTTAAATGTTTGGTTTCATTTTTAGCAACACATTatgctttgaaaaatatgtttaatgttaagAGTTATCACTagcaatattttacaattaaatgttaagatttatctCTGGCAGCATGTTATCTTCAGccaaatatgttaaatattgaGATTTATCTCAATATTGCGACATTTTACAATTTAGTGTTAAGATTTATTTCTGCctctttttttgtaactttttgtgACATCATTTCCAGCACGTgctcgttaaaataaaaatcctgaGAATAAGAAATGGGTTCAGCTTCGTTTTTCaccaattctttatttttagtttttaaaaatttaaaagtattttaagtattattatttcagtAGCGATATCGTTGGCAACATGATTCTTAACTGTGGCTATATCAATCTGGAATTGATAGTTTGTTTACcattctaaatattataaaaaaagaaagaatcaacgagtattgaaaaaaaagaagagatttgtgaataaaaaaaaaatctaaagaaagAAAGGGCATATTCTGCCGGTGCATTTTAGCTTGTATATAGATTTCCCTTGAGTTTGTGTCATCGTGAATTgcatttagtatattttagtaTTGTTTGATAATATAATACTCTGATTATTCGCgtgcagatcgtcgggctaccgaagcgggggggccatcccctctgcagaggatcaaaattgtgatagcatatcttcggatcatcctcaggggtgtttcccagaccgtcgccaatagcccatcgtgcaactctagtgcgacgtaaattaactgcaacaacaacaacaacaatactctgattataattttgcttgtttttgaaaattgtgttcatttttttgaattttaaagcatCTCATTATGTAAATAGTTCATAACATCatgtttatagttatttattaaaaaaaaaggaaacgttTGTTCgaagtagaatttaaaataaataaccagTAAAGGAGTCATTTTTCTCTAAATGCCCTTTTTGATACATTTACGAATTTCAAACTGTTCCAgccaaatgaatttttattctattgagCTGAAAAACTTGATACTATATACTTCTGAATGCTattaactttttgatggaaaagttttttttaaatttagtaattaatattatatttctctgCGATATTTTATTACGATCTGAGGATTCCCCTCCCCCCATTTTTTTCCTATCATTTGTTTCGACagtaaaaaataggaaaaagttttttgtcacctaataagtaatattttgaaagaaatttgttattttaacaaattttcagactcaagaaatgatataaaaacattaaaaatttcaaattttaagtttttgaaattttcaaatttgaaaatatttttttgaaattttgtatgtaagttgtttttaaatatataaacttatactgaaaatttcaaacaaatcctttgataatttctaaaaaaattatttttcatatattatttttaaaaataattttgtctagAAAATCTTCTAAATTCTTAACAGTGTTTTCGAAGTTTTTTCACTCAGAGAATAAGAAATTTACAGTTTCAGTGCCTAACACTTGaggcaaagctataattttaaactatatatctttttttgtcTAGTACTTTGCTGTGATTTTGAGCgaacaaatagtttaaatatttgaaaaattattattattttttaaattttgctgacTTCGCAAGATTTTTCAATCAAgatgaaaatcataaaaatcaatcaaaaattctCGAGCTAGGTTCATTTTCGAAAACAAGTATTTCGAGCTGTACtcagatttaaaaactcatcGATGATATCTTCTTGACAAATCTGTCTTCAAACAAAAATCCGTCAACAGACAAATCTGTCTTCAAACAAATCTGTCTTCAAACAAAAATCTGTCTTCAAACAAAAATCTGTCAACAGACAAATCTATCTTCAAACAAAAATCTGTTAACAGACAAATCTGTCTTCAAACAAAAATCTGTCAACAAACAAATCTGTCTTGAAATAGAGCTCGAATATATTATATTGCTCAACATGTTCGGAGCCGGTATAATCTCAGATTTCTTACGCTAGTATGTCCACCTGGGCATGTAAatccttaataaaaatatcgcaAACACCAATTATGcgtcttaaaaatattaggaaataatcCAATATGTTGGATAGGGcacaaaaggaaaagaaaaaaaaaagatttgatgagacttaaattatattgacaaataaagaatttatgaaaCATGTTTTACTTACACCTCTTTTACCACCTGtcatggttatttttatttttttaacgtattagATACAAGAAGATTATTTATACGAAAGTTTAAATTGCATGTGAGAGTTAAAACGAGAGCTAGAGGCTACCTAACTTTTATAACATGACTTGAAACGATAAATGTTCAGTGATGAGCATGATATGTGATGTCTTccaaaaagtaacgaagtattCTCCCCTACATACTAGCAAGTTCCTAAACGAAAACTTTCGCGTATTTTTAAACTACAGTCTGATGATCTAGCAAGTGGGAAAATGCGAATAAATATTCTAAGTGGTAAGGGAAACAGGgataaaaatgaaggaaaaatgattaaaattgtcCTAAATTAGTGAAtcacgaataaatttttttaaaaaatttctcaagtgAGGTGTTGGAGAcatggtggctcagaggattgAGCTTTCGCCTCCATCAGCTATGTCTTGTCAGTACGAATTCTGCTACTGGCTCGCACAGacacacagtgctgacgtaaaatatcctcagtggtggatgaatcatgggctagagtcccttTGCCTTCGGACTAACCGTGAGAAGATTTTGCGGTTTTTACTCTCCATGTGTTACGCAGATGTGCGTTAGTTCCATCAATTATGTCCTCCAAGAAAACTAGTTTAtcctaatgcttgatccaggggttttcttgttttctgagtttggttcaaaattacaaggcgaacaatgatagtcgtaaactcaaatttatgTTGGTTATTCACTTgaagtaataaagtaaaataaagagaGTTGTTGGTAAAAACCACTTCTCCTTTAGCAATACCATTGCTGGCTAGTAGCACCTAACCAGCAGCCAGTGCATTGCTGGCTAGTATCACGTAACTGACTATTACCCCGCTGCTAGCTAATAGTCTTTAACAAGCAACAAGTGCGTTGCTGGCTAGTAGCACCTAACTGACTTTTAACCCGCTGCTAGCTAATAGACTTTAACAAGCAGCCAGTGCATTGCTTTCTAGTATCACCTAACTGACTATTAGCCCGCTGCTAGCTAATAGTCTTTAACAAGCAACCAGTGCGTTGCTGGCTAGTAGCACCTAAGCAGCAACCAGTGCATTGCTTTCTAGTAACACCTTACTGACTATCAGCCCGTTGCTAGCTAATAGTCTTTAACAAGCAACCAGTGCGTTGCTGGCTAGTAGCACCTAAGCAGCAACCAGTGCATTCCTTTCTAGTATCACCTTACTGACTATCAGCCCGTTGCTAGCTAATAGTCTTTAACAAGCAACCAGTGCGTTGCTGGCTAGTAGCACCTAAGCAGCAACCAGACTGTTGCTAGCTAGTAGTATCAGCATCCAGTTGTCTGTTGtttgttgtttctaatccccAAGAGGTCCATCCCAATTAGACCAATTCCATAAGTTCAAAAATGTCCAGGAAGTCTAAAAACAGatgaggttttgaaaaaacctCGTCGATCTTAAAATCGATACAGTTTAGAATATGCTCGGGCGAAGCCTGAGCAGTCCTACATTTAGTGCAAAGTCCAAAAGTCTTTTGCCCCTGAACATACGAGAGACACCTCAAGTGACCACTTGCAAAGCGAGATAAACAAGTCTGCTGGCTTCTAGGTCCCTCAAAAAGCAAGGCACTTCCAGGTCGTTTTCTGAAATACCAACTATGCGGAGGAGGAACCCTCCAGAGgtccataaacatttttttgcactCTGAAAAGACCTCGTTGAAAGTGGAAGGTAGATCTGGCTGTAGAGGTTCCAAAGAAGCATCTTTAGCCAGTGAGTCCGCCATCTCGTTACCTTTGATTCCAACGTGTGATGGAATCCATTGGAAGTGTACTCCAAAGTCCGCAGAGAGCCTGAAGAGCATCCCCAAAATTGAAGCCGCAGCCCTGTCTCCAACATTCCTCCAGTTGCTAAGGTGTTGGATTGAAGATTTGCTATCCGTCAGTATCCATATATGCTTAAAGTCAGGCTCAGCAATATTCTCAACATGTCTTAGGCCATTTTCAATCGCAATAAGCTCAGATCTGAAAACTGAGcaaaattcagaatttctaattttgagaCTCAATGTGTACGTGggtgttttaataaaaacccCACTACCTGAATGACCTTCGTCGCTCTTGCTGCCATCTGTGTATAGTTGTAAAGCATCTGATGGTATTTGGCTAATAGTTTCAAGAGccatttgtttcataaattctGGGTTGTCTTTACTTTTATAGGCCGGGTACAACAGCTCCGTATGGAAATGGATACCTGAAAAATCAGTAACAGGGCTAAAACGTGACCTCAAGGAGTGAGGCTCAATTCGGCAGGGATATTGCAAGTCTACAAGATGAATTGAAACAGCCAAAGAGAAGGGACTGTTTCTCTTCAGTCTATggttatttttccaatttttgagATAGTAAGAGGTTCTGTTCTGGTCACCAAAACTGATGAGCTTACTGTAGTATTTCTTGAGACTGTAGTTCCTTCTCATGTATAACGGTTGGAGGTCAGATTCAAACAGAACAATTTTATCTGGACAGCTACGCCTCGAAcctgtaataatttttgcagCACTAATTTGGACTCTTTCCAATCTATTCAGGTTTGTCTCTGAAGCACAGGAATAAATAGGTGCCCCATATTCCAGTATGGGTCTAATAAGTGCAGTGtatgttaatttcaaagttGTAGCATCTGCTCCCCAGTCTTAcccagaaatatattttaggatATTTAACCTCTTTCTACACCTCGATTCCAGCAGTTCGATGCCAAGAATCTCCTGGTCCATAATAAAACCcaaatattttgcattcttttCGTAAGGCAAATTTTGACCGTTAAAACAAATAGTAGGTTTATAATTGTATATGTGCCTATTGGTGGTATAAAAACTAACAACAGATTTAGAAGAGTTAAAAACCAGTTTGTGTTTTTGAGCAAAGTCACTCACATCTTTTAGAGTGAGGTTGATATTGTCTTCAATAGTCTTAATGTCAGCTCCAGAGTGCCAGAGGACGACATCATCGGCGAAAATACCAACATTACATCTCTTAGATATCACCTTTTCGATGCCAGCAAACAATAGGCAAAAGAGCAGAGGCCCCAAGACGGAACCCTGGGGGACTCCCTGGCTGAGTCTAAAATTTCTTGAGAGGgtctgattaaatttaattctgatgGTTCTGGCCCTTAAATAATCAGAAATCCAAGGGAGAGCGTTACCTCTAATTCTAAAGTCATCAAAAAGCttgattattagtttatttcgCCACACTCGGTCAAAAGTCCAGTTGTCTACCAGTCCGTTGCTTTCTAGGACTTAGTGATAGAgtagttttttaaactaaacaacTTGGAGACTCATATTTTAGATCCACCAAATCCATTCTTGGACTAGATCTACCTTGAATCCATTAAACTCCAGTgactttttcttgatttttcctCAGTAGACTCATTTAACACTTTCAATActtatttctaatttcttaGAGAGAACGTTTTTCGTTTGGTTACacattgtttgttttaattcggCTTCAGTAGttctgaaagaataaaaaatattaaaaacttgtaagaaagagtttttttttaaaatttatatttatgattggAGGGACAACAATacccattgaaaaaaaaagacttctaGGACAGATACATTTCGAGCCATAAAAATGAGGTTTTTTTATcgttcaaattgtttttttaattattttatgattgtccgtatgaacttttaaaatcaagaaatttatgtttcaaaacaaagtaagaggatataaattatactattattatagAACTCACTTCTTCTTAGCtctatttcagttattttcctCTCAAAGTAATGCATAAATGTTTGAGAGCGAGAAATCACAAATGGCTTTGTGAAGAAATCAAAAGCATGTAATTTCCTCAAAGCTATGCCGCTGTAACAGTTTTAAAAGTCCTCCTACTATCCAAAATAGAAGGAAGTTCAAAAGACGGTAAAGTGCAAGTTTATTGTTTACATAGGATCTATTTATTCCAAACAGTCTACTTTTGCTTTAAGATAAAGAAGTCAACAAACTTCAATGACGAATCAAATTGAACGAAAGAATCAAGAGGTGAATTGTTTTCGTCTTCTGCAGTGGCCTCATTGATAAGTAAAAGGTTCCATTAATTGCTTTGGAGTTTGGggatcataaatatttcattatctcTTTGATGTTTCATTAGGTTCATTTCTAAACATTCAAGGAGAAAGCTTCGTCCgacaagtaaaataaagtttgaaaaatgaatcaGATTTGAATTCGTATACCAAGCATATCAttactatttgttttataaatttgtaaaatggtttaaaatttcgAGATTGACATATACACTAAATCATGCGTGGTGGCTCTTATAATACTcactattttgttattatagactttatcattttgataaatttcaatttcttataaattattaacttctgAGCTATATAATTAACacttaataagaaatttaagtgTTTATTTGGTAATAACATAAGCGTCTTGATAGAAGCGAAAGTATGGATAGTGTTTTCTACATTAGCGCACACTAGGGTATACGGCTTTCTGAgctaaaaaattacatcattcGCTCTTTTAGGAATGCACCAAATATTTACATCTTTCGCCCTTTCATGGAATAATGgcttttgcattaaaaattttaaatcattcgcTCTTTTATGGATCACTTAAATATTACATCATCTGTTGGATCAACGGCTTCTAACTTCCAacgtcaaaaatttatattattcgcTGGCACTCGAATTTGGGGCTTCTGGTACAagaaatttacttcatttttctcTCTTAATGATCAATGACTTCCTGCTCCAAAACTTAAACTTCATTTTCTCGTTCAGAGATCAAATAGTCATACACCATGTTACAACTCTTTAAGGaatcttataaatattaaaaataatgcgtatattttaaagtactttgTCACTCAATGACATTTTCAGAACTCCATACACgatacaattttaaagatatagcTATGAGTCTTATGGCgttgtataaattaaattttaaaacataaaaacaaactttatgcCGTTCTGAGACTTATAGAGAGCCTATATAATGTATGAAAAGTCCAGAAAAGgtatttaaaatgtagaaaatcttttttagtgCGGATATgactcaatttttaatattatttcataaatactattttttaggctgaccacaaattttttttgatgttcTTTACACTTTATTCTTATGAATAGCCATTTCCATAAACTTCCTGTAAAATAATGGTGCAAAGGTACTCTATTAGGTTAAGGTCGGGTAAAATTGCAGGCCAGTTCCTTGAAACGTAGAAGATCAGTGATTTTTGCTCAATCGTGCtggaaaaattttgttgattttaagaGGTAATTTTCTAGAGTGGCCACAGACCACCTTTAGATTACATAACGTAAACGCAATATCCTATTTTTCACATAATGAAAATGAAGCCCAAATAATGACTAAGTCCATTTGCCGACTAAATTTTACATCTTAATGGTTTTTTCCATGGAGACTGTCTAAATAATGTTTAGTTGGAATTTATCGGTTAAAAAAGAtggcaaattaatatttaacttgcGACGGCGGCAATTAAAGAGCAAAAAGAGGTAAGCGGAAATACATCGTGCCCTGTTTAATTGCCGTAGGATCAGATAAGAGTTGACTGGTGACGCCTGAACTCTTTATCAGGcaatcaaactgattttgatgTACTTCACCCCTCCCTTTCCCACTTGATGATTCAATAGCAATTTTGGTTTTGactaatattcttaaaataaatatattaaggaTGGTCATTATaggcattaaaaaaactatctaacgattttcatctattttttttgggggggggggggNGGGGGGGGGGGGTATTTCTTTTACAGgataaaaatacgaatttttctttgggtaaatttataaatagcttaTAGTGTTACCACCATCGTGCATGTGAACCCAGGAAGccgaaatatttcttgtttgttttcctttttctttgaaataacataataataaaatattttgaataagtaaCATTGATTACAGTTCATATGCTGCGTTTTTTCCAAACAagattttggaatatttttgctatagttttcttttttcaaataaagtttttttctttctttcttaaagtACACGTCAAAATGAAGTCATccgatttataatattttaagtacttaacgcttcaaaagtaatttttgggaaaaaggaaaagaaaaaaaaatattagaactgtTTCTGATTGGCAGTTCCGGCACCACGTGCTATTTCTAATCGATGACAGGTGTGATTTGAGAGGGCGCTGAAAACGTCCACCCCCTTTCGCATCGTACTTTTGCAATAAGACTTTTCCAGAGGAAGAGCCGACGTAACTTCGTTTCTCCGAAAATTTTCTCCATCAGTACAATGTTTCCTCTTCTTGCATCTTCaaataattccaatttattcagttttgatttctaagaaaaaggattagaaataattttttttttaaatcggaaGTTATAAGGTATAATCATGCCGTTTTTATACGTAGAAACTGCCAGAGAAAGGTTATGCAAGGGAAGCAGGTAAGTTAAAGACACccttttaaaagtttgatatcTTACTATACAGTTCcttaccaaattattagacgtacgataagattctatgtaaaatatactatgcagcattattatttttacgctactgaaaccggtttacacttgtttatgttcgtgtatcaatggattaaattattctgtatataatataaattcgacgatacattatataaatatagaatatttattatatcatgtattaaattataataatttgacgaaatgattagacgcactgtagtgttttaaaaatgacgTGTTTTGCActagtttatatgcaatacttttatatttagacATACATGTAACGGGTTTTTATtagggagattttttatatacttcctctttgtatttatttttaacgcattgcattacaatgttaaccaactgatacacgaacataaacaagtgtaaACTGGTTTCAGCCGTGTATAAACAATAATGCAGTATAGTATcaaatgataattaagattttacatacaATCTTATATAGTGTGTCCAATAATTTGACCAGGGACTGTATATAAAAATCTgatgatggtgtcgcagtttttTATTGTTGTCAACGCATTTTTATTGGTCGGAAAATCACATGgcaggatccagttttcccgcattaatttccatattattggtttggttgtcatcagcataaaattcaTGTTAGTCAAAGTTgttgttttcctataaatatttttgtatccctaatttaaaggttGAAATCACCTCTActgttattattaaagtttaggaggattatctatattatataaaacgctaatacgtacgtatcaataaaaccgatgatatttcttttctcgcgttggcaacagttttcatttttaattgattggattcggcgcgcaagagcacgtagtgagcatcatatggctaatcaatattatataaaacgctaatacgttttaattgataggcttcggcgcgcaagagcacgtggtgagcatcatatgtctaatcgggtgaattctcaccgaattattaaaaaaattctcacaaaattatcttcatcgaagccgatgctttacatccggcgttcagtactatttcatattgttttacaacacatggttttagccctctggtgggaaagaNNNNNNNNNNNNNNNNNNNNNNNNNNNNNNNNNNNNNNNNNNNNNNNNNNNNNNNNNNNNNNNNNNNNNNNNNNNNNNNNNNNNNNNNNNNNNNNNNNNNNNNNNNNNNNNNNNNNNNNNNNNNNNNNNNNNNNNNNNNNNNNNNNNNNNNNNNNNNNNNNNNNNNNNNNNNNNNNNNNNNNNNNNNNNNNNNNNNNNNNNNNNNNNNNNNNNNNNNNNNNNNNNNNNNNNNNNNNNNNNNNNNNNNNNNNNNNNNNNNNNNNNNNNNNNNNNNNNNNNNNNNNNNNNNNNNNNNNNNNNNNNNaagaaatgcattttaccttaatacacacatctgtaacagtatccgaaatcggaagtcatcagttgcaagtttgttgataatagaaattaaaaattattgaggaatttttcttcaaatgtttggcgtgttctgttcctgaaagatttactaatattctggagatttttttcaagttcttcggccttttccttagggaa includes these proteins:
- the LOC139426274 gene encoding uncharacterized protein codes for the protein MTILNIFILRILVKTKIAIESSSGKGRGEVHQNQFDCLIKSSGVTSQLLSDPTAIKQGTILSQGVPQGSVLGPLLFCLLFAGIEKVISKRCNVGIFADDVVLWHSGADIKTIEDNINLTLKDVSDFAQKHKLVFNSSKSVVSFYTTNRHIYNYKPTICFNGQNLPYEKNAKYLGFIMDQEILGIELLESRCRKRPILEYGAPIYSCASETNLNRLERVQISAAKIITGSRRSCPDKIVLFESDLQPLYMRRNYSLKKYYSKLISFGDQNRTSYYLKNWKNNHRLKRNSPFSLAVSIHLVDLQYPCRIEPHSLRSRFSPVTDFSGIHFHTELLYPAYKSKDNPEFMKQMALETISQIPSDALQLYTDGSKSDEGHSVFRSELIAIENGLRHVENIAEPDFKHIWILTDSKSSIQHLSNWRNVGDRAAASILGMLFRLSADFGVHFQWIPSHVGIKGNEMADSLAKDASLEPLQPDLPSTFNEVFSECKKMFMDLWRVPPPHSWYFRKRPGSALLFEGPRSQQTCLSRFASGHLRCLSYVQGQKTFGLCTKCRTAQASPEHILNCIDFKIDEVFSKPHLFLDFLDIFELMELV